Proteins from a genomic interval of Carassius auratus strain Wakin unplaced genomic scaffold, ASM336829v1 scaf_tig00007131, whole genome shotgun sequence:
- the LOC113071335 gene encoding sterile alpha and TIR motif-containing protein 1-like, producing the protein MFLSLVVYISKFCRYFSMFSTDRLTVPEYVSNRLHKRRTSSGPRAVSPGISTDVQAVLDSSLPALRSAIQTLKSSKDTGDLEETRLAIAETFQLVKEAWVLPTVGRQVAEEICNRIRLDGGLELLLLLLQTPPEEITYESAKLLEQILVSENRDYVARMGLGVILNLTREQEDAQLARSVSGILEHMFKHTEETSAQLITNGALDSLLYWCRGTDPTVLRHCAVALANCAMYGGHRCQKLMIEKQAAEWLFPLAFSKEDELIRFHACLAVAVLAANREIEKEVVKSGTLELVEPFIASLDPEEFARNLSDSADSMQGRTAADLQHLLPLLDGTRLEGKCIAAFYLCVETSIKSRQRNTKIFQEIGAVQSLKRIVMYSSNGTVCSLAKRALTMMSEDVPRRILSSVPNWKSGEVQTWLQQIGFSTFIERFQELQVDGDLLLNITEQDLIQDLGMTSGLTRKRFLRDLRVLKTYANYSTCDPNNLADWLADIDPRFRQYTYGLVQSGVDRNNIIHITEQQLLSDCNVENGIHRAKILSSVRRPAKPCLTDSQPAGPDVFISYRRTTGSQLASLLKVHLQLRGFSVFIDVEKLEAGRFEEKLITSVQRARNFILVLSANALDKCMGDVAMKDWVHKEIVTALSGKKNIVPVTDNFVWPDPASLPEDMSSILKFNGIKWSHEYQDATIEKILRFLKGCPSQEQPDGTKTDKKEPQKK; encoded by the exons ATGTTTTTGTCTCTTGTCGTTTATATCAGCAAGTTTTGCCGTTATTTCTCCATGTTTAGCACTGACAGACTCACGGTTCCTGAATATGTCAGTAATCGGCTACACAAGCGGAGGACGAGCTCCGGCCCTAGGGCTGTGTCTCCGGGGATCAGCACCGACGTCCAGGCCGTGTTGGACAGCTCTCTTCCCGCGCTGCGCTCCGCCATCCAAACACTCAAGTCTTCAAAAGACACTGGAGATTTGGAGGAGACCCGTCTGGCCATTGCTGAGACTTTCCAGCTCGTCAAGGAGGCCTGGGTCCTGCCCACAGTGGGCCGACAGGTAGCGGAGGAGATCTGCAACAGGATCCGGCTGGATGGGGGTCTggagctgctgttgctgctgctgcagaCACCGCCTGAAGAAATCACATACGAGTCTGCCAAGCTCCTAGAGCAGATTTTGGTCTCAGAAAACAG GGACTATGTGGCACGTATGGGGCTTGGGGTCATCCTGAACCTGACCCGTGAGCAGGAGGATGCCCAGCTGGCAAGGAGCGTGTCGGGCATCCTTGAGCACATGTTTAAACACACAGAGGAGACATCTGCGCAGCTCATCACTAACGGAGCACTGGACAGCCTCCTGTACTGGTGCCGTGGAACAGACCCAACTGTACTTCGGCACTGCGCCGTTGCCCTGGCAAATTGTGCCATGTACGGTGGGCACCGCTGCCAGAAGCTGATGATCGAAAAACAGGCAGCAGAATGGCTGTTCCCACTGGCGTTCTCCAAAGAAGATGAGCTGATCCGGTTTCATGCATGCCTGGCCGTGGCTGTGCTGGCGGCTAATAGGGAGATAGAGAAAGAAGTGGTCAAGTCTGGTACTCTGGAGCTGGTGGAGCCATTCATTGCCTCGTTGGACCCTGAAGAGTTTGCACGCAACTTGTCGGACAGCGCAGACAGCATGCAGGGCCGTACGGCTGCAGACCTGCAGCACTTACTGCCCCTGCTGGATGGCACACGTCTGGAGGGGAAATGCATCGCTGCGTTCTATCTGTGTGTGGAGACTAGTATCAAGTCCCGTCAACGTAATACCAAG ATATTTCAGGAGATTGGAGCTGTTCAGAGCCTGAAGAGAATTGTCATGTACTCCAGTAATGGAACCGTCTGCTCTCTGGCTAAGAGGGCCTTAACAATGATGAGCGAGGACGTCCCGAGGCGTATCCTTTCATCTGTACCCAACTGGAAGAGCGGAGAGGTACAGACCTGGCTGCAGCAGATTGGCTTCAGTACATTCATTGAACGGTTTCAG GAACTGCAGGTGGATGGAGATCTACTGCTCAATATCACAGAACAGGATCTGATCCAGGATCTGGGCATGACTTCTGGGCTCACTCGCAAGAG GTTTCTTCGAGATCTGCGTGTTCTGAAAACCTATGCAAACTACTCCACATGTGACCCCAATAACCTGGCAGACTGGCTAGCTGATATAGACCCACGATTCCGTCAGTACACCTATGGCTTGGTTCAGTCAGGAGTCGATCGGAACAATATAATCCACATTACAGAGCAACAGTTGCTGTCTGACTGCAATGTAGAGAATGGAATCCACCGTGCAAAGATCCTTTCTTCTGTCCGCCGCCCCGCTAAACCCTGCTTAACCGATTCCCAACCTGCGGGCCCTGATGTGTTCATCAGCTACCGTCGCACTACAGGTTCACAGCTTGCCAG CCTACTGAAGGTGCATCTACAATTGCGTGGTTTCAGCGTCTTCATCGACGTGGAGAAACTGGAAGCTGGCAGGTTTGAGGAGAAACTGATCACGAGTGTACAGCGAGCACGCAACTTCATTTTGGTGCTGTCAGCCAACGCGCTGGACAAATGCATGGGCGACGTGGCTATGAAAGACTGGGTTCATAAG GAGATTGTCACCGCCCTGAGTGGGAAGAAGAACATTGTTCCTGTCACTGATAACTTTGTGTGGCCTGATCCGGCCTCTCTGCCAGAGGACATGAGTAGCATTCTCAAATTTAATGGCATTAA GTGGTCCCATGAGTATCAAGATGCCACTATTGAAAAGATTCTACGATTCCTCAAGGGATGCCCAAGCCAAGAGCAACCAGACGGaaccaaaacagacaaaaaagagcCACAAAAGAAATAA